The sequence below is a genomic window from Serratia nevei.
TTCATCCACAGTTCGGAGGTTTGGTGCTGTATCACGAACAGCATTTCGTCATGATGCGGCGGGTTGGAGAGCGGGTGCTGGCAGTCCAGCAGCGAGTCCAGGCACAGGTAGTCGCCGTAGCTCATGCGTTTGGAAAAATCGGTGACAATCGCGCTTTCTAATTCCCGTTTGTTCATCTGTGATCTCCGTTGCGCCCAGCGCCCCATCGGCCTGGAACGTGCCGCAAAGAGAAAACAATAGTACAGAACCCGCCGCCCCGAAGGGCGATAAACGAGAGGTGCTTCGCAGATCTCACTCATCTGCGCCGCCCCTCTCGCCCCGCTTTACCCTATCAACCCAAACAGATCGTTGAGCGACTCGCTCATGGTCGGATGGGTAAACAGCTGATCGCGCAGCCGGGTATAGGGCAGCCCGGCGTCCATCGCCGTTTTGACGATGTTGATCATCTCGTGGGCATCGCGGCACAGCAGCGCCACGCCGAGGATCTGGCCGGTCTGCGCATCGACCACCGCCTTCAGCAGGCCGCGCGTGTCGCCCAACACGCGGGCGCGCGGGATCGCCGCCGCCGGCAGCGTGGCGACCTTAATGTCGCGCCCCTGCTGCCGGGCCTGATCTTCGCTGAGGCCGATGCGCGAGAAGCTGGGTGTGATGAACACCGAGTAAGGCACTGCGCCGCGATCGGCCGTGCTGCGTTTACCCGCGCCGAACAGGCTGTCGCGCACAATGCGGAAATCGTCCAGCGAGATATAGGTAAACTGCGGCCCGCCGTTGACGTCCCCCAGCGCCCAGATATGCGGCACGCTGCTGCGCAGCTGCGCATCCACCCGCACGGCCCCACGCTCATCCGTCTCAACGCCGGCGCGCGCCAGCTGCAAACCGGCGGTGTTCGGCACGCGCCCGGCCGCCACCAGCAGCGCATCGAACGACTGCACGCCGCCCTGATGCACCACCTCAACGCCCCCTTCCACATCGCGCACCTGCTTCACGCCGGCGTTAAACGTGAAGCTCACCCCGGCGTCGCTCAGGATTTGCTGTATCGCCTGCGCCATATCGCGGTCTTCCCGGCCGAGCAACGCGCCCGCCTCTTCGAATACCGTTACGGCGCTGCCGAACTGCGCGAACATCGAAGCGAACTCCAGCCCGATATAACCGCCGCCGATAATGCCCAACCGCGCGGGCCGCTGCGTCAACTGCAGCAGGCCGGTGCTGTCGTAACTCCGCTGCGAACGATCCAACCCGTCGATCGCCGGCCAGCGGCTGACGGCCCCGGTGTTGATGAAGATGCGCTCGCCGCTCAGCACCTGCGTTCCCGCCGCACCCTGCACGCTGATGCGGTGCGGATCGATAAACTCCGCCCGTCCGTCGATCACCGTGACCGGTTCAAGCCCCGCCAGGTTTTGGTAGTTTTTCTCCCGCAGCAGACCGGTCACCTGCCGCTTGCGCGCCATCGCCTGGCTGAACGCCTGTTCGCCCGGCCCGTGAAGCTCGGCATCGTGCACCAGCGTTTTGGTCGGGATGCAGCCGATGTTGATGCAGGTGCCGCCATACATCTGCGCCGACGCCTCCACCATCGCCACGCGCCATCCCTGCCCGGCCAGAAAGGCCGCCAGCGTTTTGCCGGCCTTGCCAAAACCGATGATAATCGCCTGATAATCGTACATTGTGTCGCCTCGTCTCGTGATGTTTATCGCCGTTCTATCAGCGTATTGCGGCCTCAACTAACCGCTCCAGCGGCCTCAGCGCCGCGATCTGTCGTTCGTCGGCCCCGGCGCTCCGTTTCAGACTTTCCGCCGGGTGGTAGCTGACCTGCGTTTTGCCCCGCTCGTCTTGCGCAATCAGCACCCTGAACGGCAGATCCAGCGCCAACGCCGGCCGCGCCAGCATCAGCGGCGTGCCCGCCAGCGGGTTGCCCAGCACCAGCACCGTGGTGGGCGGCATCGTCAGATGATGCTCACGCGCCGCTCTCGCGTGATCGAACTCGGCAAACAGCGTCACGCCCTTCTGCTCGGCCGTGCTGATAATGCGCTGACGCGTTTCCTGATAAGCGTAGGCGCTCTCTACCGTTCGGGTTTCTTGCCCCATTGTCCCCTCCGCCACTGCAGAACAGGCCAGCAGCATCAGGCTGCCGGCCACGGCCCGGTTCATGACGCTCATGCGACCTTCCCCCGCCACTGTTTCTCGAGCACACTGCGCGCCGAATCCGCCATGATCATCACCGCACCCGCCAGCATCAGCGTGTCCTTCAGCACCAGGCGCCCGGCGCCGGAGAGATAAGGGAAGCCGTGATGCGCATCGCCCAGC
It includes:
- the rclA gene encoding reactive chlorine resistance oxidoreductase RclA; the encoded protein is MYDYQAIIIGFGKAGKTLAAFLAGQGWRVAMVEASAQMYGGTCINIGCIPTKTLVHDAELHGPGEQAFSQAMARKRQVTGLLREKNYQNLAGLEPVTVIDGRAEFIDPHRISVQGAAGTQVLSGERIFINTGAVSRWPAIDGLDRSQRSYDSTGLLQLTQRPARLGIIGGGYIGLEFASMFAQFGSAVTVFEEAGALLGREDRDMAQAIQQILSDAGVSFTFNAGVKQVRDVEGGVEVVHQGGVQSFDALLVAAGRVPNTAGLQLARAGVETDERGAVRVDAQLRSSVPHIWALGDVNGGPQFTYISLDDFRIVRDSLFGAGKRSTADRGAVPYSVFITPSFSRIGLSEDQARQQGRDIKVATLPAAAIPRARVLGDTRGLLKAVVDAQTGQILGVALLCRDAHEMINIVKTAMDAGLPYTRLRDQLFTHPTMSESLNDLFGLIG
- a CDS encoding DUF302 domain-containing protein, which encodes MGQETRTVESAYAYQETRQRIISTAEQKGVTLFAEFDHARAAREHHLTMPPTTVLVLGNPLAGTPLMLARPALALDLPFRVLIAQDERGKTQVSYHPAESLKRSAGADERQIAALRPLERLVEAAIR